A DNA window from Camelina sativa cultivar DH55 chromosome 17, Cs, whole genome shotgun sequence contains the following coding sequences:
- the LOC104758443 gene encoding stress-response A/B barrel domain-containing protein DABB1 — MSSSIVEHVVLFKLKNNDDVDSNKISSMVNGINELINLDQVLHLSCGSIHRLSSTSAASAAFTHVLHSRYRSKEDLDAYAIHPDHVRVVKESESIREDVLAVDWIADQVPGILAPPPGSIGKITLVKVKENVTEEAKSEIMEVIKEKSKGSDQITVGENFSPGRAKGFSISSISYFMDLGEIEAPVKLENDKIRDYLDDTIVVEFVVPPKLASV, encoded by the coding sequence ATGTCTTCTTCGATCGTCGAGCACGTCGTCCTCTTCAAGCTCAAGAACAACGATGACGTTGACTCCAACAAAATCAGCTCCATGGTCAACGGCATCAACGAACTCATCAATCTCGACCAGGTGCTTCACCTCTCATGCGGTTCAATCCACCGCCTTAGCTCCACCTCCGCTGCTTCTGCCGCCTTCACTCACGTCCTTCATAGCCGTTACAGATCTAAAGAAGACCTCGACGCTTACGCAATTCATCCCGATCACGTCCGCGTCGTCAAGGAATCGGAATCGATCCGTGAAGACGTCTTGGCCGTTGATTGGATCGCCGATCAAGTTCCCGGAATCCTAGCTCCGCCTCCTGGTTCAATTGGTAAAATCACGCTTGTGAAGGTGAAAGAGAACGTCACGGAAGAGGCGAAATCGGAGATTATGGAAGTGATTAAGGAGAAATCTAAAGGAAGCGATCAGATCACTGTTGGAGAAAACTTCTCTCCGGGTAGAGCTAAAGGTTTCTCAATCAGTTCGATTTCGTATTTTATGGATTTGGGCGAAATCGAGGCTCCGGTGAAGTTGGAAAATGATAAGATTCGTGATTATCTCGATGATACCATTGTTGTTGAGTTCGTAGTGCCTCCAAAACTTGCTTCTGTGTGA